A single genomic interval of Megalobrama amblycephala isolate DHTTF-2021 linkage group LG17, ASM1881202v1, whole genome shotgun sequence harbors:
- the shhb gene encoding tiggy-winkle hedgehog protein produces MDVRLHLKQIAFLCFISLLLTPCGLACGPGRGYGNRRHPKKLTPLAYKQFIPNVAEKTLGASGKYEGKITKNSERYKELIPNYNPDIIFKDEENTNADRLMTKRCKDKLNSLAISVMNQWPGVKLRVTEGWDEDGHHSDESLHYEGRAVDITTSDRDKSKYGMLSRLAVEAGFDWVYYESKAHIHCSVKAENSVAAKSGGCFPGSGTVTLADGRRKHIRDLKVGDRVLAADERGNVLLSDFIMFMDHDPKTRRQFIVIETSEPLRKLTLTAAHLVFIGNASDSLGVTATFASNVKPGDKVLVSDGTRKILQSVTVKRIYTEEHEGSYAPVTAHGTIIVDQVLASCYAVIENHKWAHWAFAPVRLSHKLMTWLFPARDSNVTFQEDGIHWYSNVLFHIGSWLLDRDSFHPLGISHLS; encoded by the exons ATGGACGTAAGGCTGCATCTGAAGCAAATTGCTTTTCTGTGTTTTATCAGCCTGCTTTTGACGCCTTGTGGATTAGCCTGTGGTCCTGGTAGAGGGTATGGAAACCGAAGACACCCAAAGAAATTAACCCCGTTGGCTTACAAGCAATTCATTCCCAACGTTGCCGAGAAAACGCTTGGGGCCAGCGGCAAATACGAAGGCAAAATCACAAAGAATTCAGAGAGATATAAAGAGCTGATTCCGAATTATAATCCCGATATCATCTTTAAAGACGAGGAAAACACAAACGCTGACAGACTGATGACCAAG CGCTGTAAGGACAAGTTAAATTCGTTGGCGATATCCGTCATGAACCAGTGGCCGGGCGTGAAACTGCGCGTCACTGAAGGCTGGGATGAGGATGGTCACCATTCCGACGAATCTTTGCACTACGAGGGACGGGCGGTGGACATAACTACCTCAGACAGGGATAAAAGCAAGTATGGGATGCTATCTAGGCTTGCAGTGGAGGCAGGATTCGACTGGGTCTATTACGAATCTAAAGCCCACATACACTGCTCCGTCAAAGCAG AAAATTCGGTCGCTGCTAAATCAGGTGGATGCTTTCCTGGATCTGGTACAGTGACACTTGCAGACGGGAGGAGGAAACATATCAGAGATCTTAAAGTGGGCGACCGGGTTTTAGCTGCCGAcgagagaggaaatgtcttATTAAGCGACTTCATTATGTTCATGGACCACGATCCGAAAACGAGAAGGCAATTCATCGTCATCGAGACGTCAGAGCCTTTAAGAAAGCTCACGCTCACAGCCGCGCACCTAGTCTTCATTGGAAATGCTTCAGATAGTTTGGGTGTAACAGCAACATTTGCCAGCAACGTGAAGCCTGGAGATAAGGTTTTGGTGTCGGATGGCACTCGCAAGATCCTCCAGAGCGTTACCGTGAAGAGGATTTACACTGAAGAGCACGAGGGCTCTTACGCGCCAGTAACAGCTCACGGAACCATCATAGTGGATCAGGTGCTGGCTTCATGCTACGCGGTTATTGAAAACCACAAATGGGCACACTGGGCTTTTGCACCGGTCAGGTTAAGTCACAAGCTGATGACGTGGCTTTTTCCGGCTCGTGATTCAAACGTCACTTTTCAGGAGGACGGCATCCACTGGTACTCAAATGTGCTGTTTCACATCGGCTCTTGGCTGCTGGACAGAGACTCTTTCCATCCGCTCGGGATTTCACACTTAAGTTGA